One window of Aspergillus oryzae RIB40 DNA, chromosome 3 genomic DNA carries:
- a CDS encoding condensin subunit BRN1 (chromosome condensation complex Condensin, subunit H) translates to MPRVANPKHRRSGGASTPHKNSPIKNMEADKLRIPLNDDMGEKAARMEARQARHDRQMDQIKAAVKTPMPPRRYTGHERGSSMSPVTPRGSGHRGRESDVDGRRAVTPMKRVPILANFEEWMKMATDNKINANNSWNFALIDYFHDMSLLKEGDGVNFQKASCTLDGCVKIYTSRVDSVATETGKLLSGLADSRDRKPHETGVDDDGAEDEDEGEEGLGRKSRRKAQRSHEATLAPSFASLQLKKFELEFSVDPLFKKASADFDEGGAKGLLLNHLAIDGQGRIVFDSSDDATEMSSKDMDDVRQGSEDPQRPRSPSPPLRQSSDDIFEDNVEIDMTSLANQFFPDLERLEMQDICPSLKNFDLGDPSGSLDIPFLKAPEDWRNDKGHDEGHNPNDASGIMLDDDNAVGFDDDDATLAGFDLGGDTGFGDGGEAWAREAALEPMLKVHRVDRDNDEIQDGEEIDHDDAYAISLTHQPNKQDHENILSYFDNALQKNWAGPEHWKIRRIKEHAAANTATAAPKQRKEKEPFEIDFSAPLESSVAELMYTPASSNSTISLPKTQWKTKGRNLLPDDKHFNSRQLLRLFLKPKARMGSRRLVGTRQFNQRKEDRTAGNGEMDEAFWANHKPENNPAPDEEGAPGAYDANFFADDDGLAFPNGLGLGDDDDDNLPFADAREMLSPPSDGQPGNSAGDAGGASGLTALLNMVGATPGSALQSGAGGFGSQLVTQGGRRARPDYVAYARVAKKVDVRRLKVEMWKGIGERLIASTSFDPSQQGPHREQPTENEADESPAPTPVTKSPGQLPVNEMQQENGQLRFTQIMNSLKSVYPPETLRDISTSFGFICLLHLANEQGLMLQNDDGSSGLGEGRLEDIFVIKDANAVLEEGAI, encoded by the exons ATGCCCCGCGTAGCGAATCCTAAGCACCGCCGCTCCGGTGGTGCTTCTACTCCCCATAAGAACTCACCTATTAA AAACATGGAAGCTGATAAACTAAGAATCCCGCTCAATGATGACATGGGCGAGAAGGCGGCTCGTATGGAAGCCCGACAGGCTCGCCATGACCGTCAGATGGACCAGATCAAAGCAGCTGTCAAGACACCTATGCCTCCTCGAAGATACACTGGCCATGAGCGTGGATCCAGCATGAGCCCGGTCACACCGCGCGGATCAGGACACAGAGGCCGCGAAAGCGATGTCGACGGTCGGAGAGCGGTAACCCCGATGAAACGTGTACCTATCTTAGCCAACTTTGAGGAATGGATGAAAATGGCGACCGACAACAAGATTAACGCAAATAATTCATGGAATTTTGCCCTCATTGACTATTTCCATGACATGTCCTTGTTAAAGGAAGGCGATGGTGTGAATTTCCAAAAAGCAAGTTGTACGCTCGATGGGTGCGTCAAGATTTACACGAGCAGAGTTGACAGTGTTGCGACGGAGACCGGCAAACTTCTGAGTGGCTTGGCCGATAGTCGCGATAGAAAGCCCCATGAGACAGgtgtagatgatgatggtgctgaggatgaggacgaaggagaggaagggttGGGAAGGAAGTCCCGGCGGAAG GCGCAACGATCTCATGAGGCTACACTTGCACCTTCATTTGCCTCACTTCAACTGAAAAAGTTCGAACTTGAATTTTCTGTCGACCCATTATTTAAAAAGGCCTCGGCGGATTTTGACGAAGGCGGCGCGAAAGGCTTACTATTGAACCATTTGGCAATTGATGGGCAAGGGCGAATAGTTTTCGACAGTAGTGATGATGCCACAGAAATGAGCTCGAAAGATATGGATGATGTGCGCCAAGGGTCAGAGGATCCTCAACGCCCAAGATCTCCGTCACCACCTCTAAGGCAGTCGTCTGATGATATATTCGAGGATAACGTGGAGATTGACATGACATCCTTGGCGAACCAATTTTTCCCAGACTTGGAACGTCTTGAAATGCAGGATATCTGTCCATCGCTGAAAAACTTTGACCTTGGCGACCCGAGCGGGTCGTTGGATATACCATTTCTCAAGGCCCCCGAAGACTGGCGTAATGATAAGGGCCATGATGAAGGGCACAATCCGAATGATGCATCTGGAATCATGCTCGATGATGACAATGCTGTTGGttttgatgatgacgacgcAACATTGGCGGGCTTTGATCTTGGTGGGGACACCGGAttcggtgatggtggtgaagcATGGGCTCGTGAAGCTGCTTTAGAGCCGATGCTTAAAGTTCACCGGGTCGATCGGGACAACGACGAGATTCAGGATGGTGAAGAGATAGATCATGACGATGCATATGCCATTTCTCTTACCCATCAGCCTAACAAGCAGGACCATGAAAATATCCTCAGCTACTTCGACAATGCTCTACAAAAAAACTGGGCAGGACCCGAACACTGGAAAATTCGCAGGATCAAAGAGCATGCTGCGGCGAATACTGCTACCGCTGCCCCAAAGCAGCGGAAGGAAAAAGAGCCCTTTGAAATTGACTTTTCTGCACCTTTGGAATCGTCCGTTGCTGAGTTGATGTATACCCCAGCAAGCTCCAACTCCACCATATCCTTGCCTAAAACACAATGGAAGACAAAAGGCCgtaatcttcttccagatgaTAAACACTTCAATTCGCGACAATTGCTgcgcctcttcctcaagcCCAAGGCCAGGATGGGCTCAAGAAGACTGGTGGGTACTCGGCAATTTAACCAACGCAAGGAAGACCGGACAGCAGGGAATGGAGAAATGGATGAAGCATTCTGGGCAAATCATAAGCCAGAGAATAACCCAGCtccagatgaggaaggcgCCCCCGGCGCATATGATGCTAATTTCTtcgcagatgatgatggcctTGCGTTCCCTAACGGCCTTGGCTtgggtgatgatgacgatgataacCTACCATTTGCGGATGCTAGAGAGATGCTCTCTCCACCATCCGATGGACAGCCAGGAAACTCAGCAGGGGACGCTGGGGGTGCTTCGGGACTTACAGCGCTGCTGAACATGGTGGGCGCCACACCTGGCTCAGCGTTACAGAGCGGAGCCGGAGGATTCGGGTCACAGCTAGTAACACAAGGTGGTCGGAGAGCACGCCCTGATTACGTTGCGTATGCAAGAGTGGCCAAGAAAGTTGATGTTCGACGACTTAAAGTGGAGATGTGGAAGGGTATAGGTGAACGCTTAATCGCATCAACAAGTTTCGATCCCTCCCAGCAAGGCCCACATCGAGAACAACCCACTGAGAATGAGGCCGATGAATCTCCAGCACCTACACCTGTGACCAAGAGTCCAGGACAACTCCCTGTGAACGAGATGCAGCAGGAAAATGGTCAACTCCGGTTTACGCAGATCATGAATTCACTCAAATCTGTCTACCCTCCGGAAACGCTACGTGACATCAGTACCTCGTTCGGGTTTATTTGTCTGCTTCATTTGGCCAATGAACAGGGCCTCATGCTGCAGAATGATGATGGCTCTAGTGGTCTCGGTGAAGGCAGGCTGGAAGACATCTTTGTCATAAAGGATGCCAATGCAGTCCTTGAAGAGGGGGCTATATGA